In Streptomyces sp. SLBN-118, the following are encoded in one genomic region:
- a CDS encoding SCO family protein yields MRKKIVLAATLVVAAALSLSACSGGDDSAKGPVADVSAAANRPATVLDQPFTKPNLVLTDTHGTKYDLRERTKGKPTLIYFGYTHCPDVCPLTMSNIAIARKQLPKSDQDKLQVVFVTTDPERDTPAELAKWLPSAGDPSFTGLTGDFPTIQAGARQIGIGIDPPKKEKDGTVVSMHGAQVIAFSPKTDKGYVLYGEDTTADDYAKDLPKIIRGENP; encoded by the coding sequence ATGCGTAAGAAGATCGTGCTCGCGGCCACGCTCGTCGTTGCCGCCGCACTCAGCCTCTCCGCCTGCTCGGGCGGCGACGACTCCGCCAAGGGGCCCGTCGCCGATGTCTCGGCCGCGGCGAACAGGCCCGCGACGGTGCTCGACCAGCCGTTCACCAAGCCGAACCTCGTGCTCACGGACACCCACGGCACGAAGTACGACCTGCGTGAGCGCACCAAGGGCAAGCCCACGCTGATCTACTTCGGCTACACGCACTGCCCCGACGTCTGCCCGCTGACGATGAGCAATATCGCCATCGCCAGAAAGCAGCTTCCCAAGTCCGACCAGGACAAGCTCCAGGTCGTGTTCGTCACCACCGATCCGGAGCGCGACACCCCGGCCGAGCTGGCCAAGTGGCTGCCGAGCGCCGGAGACCCGTCCTTCACCGGGCTGACCGGCGACTTCCCGACCATCCAGGCCGGCGCACGGCAGATCGGCATCGGGATCGATCCGCCGAAGAAGGAGAAGGACGGCACGGTCGTCTCCATGCACGGCGCTCAGGTCATCGCCTTCTCCCCGAAGACCGACAAGGGCTATGTGCTCTACGGCGAGGACACCACGGCGGACGACTACGCCAAGGACCTCCCGAAGATCATCCGCGGGGAGAACCCGTGA